In Chroicocephalus ridibundus chromosome 4, bChrRid1.1, whole genome shotgun sequence, one genomic interval encodes:
- the TMEM229B gene encoding transmembrane protein 229B — protein sequence MAAAEPLTAFSRWYLYAIHGYFCEVMFTAAWEFVVNFNWKFPGVTSVWALFIYGTSILIVEKMYLYLKDKCNIIVRCFIYTLWTYLWEFTTGLILRQFNACPWDYSQFDFDFMGLITLEYAIPWFCASFIMEQLVIRNTLRLRFDETAEPGAPTVPVALANGHVKTD from the coding sequence ATGGCTGCGGCAGAACCTCTGACTGCTTTCTCCCGGTGGTACCTCTACGCCATTCACGGCTATTTCTGTGAGGTGATGTTCACAGCTGCCTGGGAGTTTGTGGTCAACTTTAACTGGAAGTTTCCAGGTGTTACCAGTGTGTGGGCACTCTTCATCTATGGCACCTCCATCCTCATTGTGGAGAAGATGTATTTGTATCTCAAAGACAAGTGTAACATTATAGTGCGCTGCTTCATTTACACACTTTGGACATACCTCTGGGAGTTCACCACCGGCCTCATCCTACGCCAGTTCAATGCCTGCCCATGGGACTATTCCCAGTTCGATTTTGACTTcatgggcctgatcaccctggaGTATGCCATCCCATGGTTTTGTGCTTCTTTCATCATGGAGCAGCTGGTGATCAGAAACACCCTGCGCTTACGATTTGATGAGACTGCCGAGCCGGGGGCCCCCACTGTCCCCGTTGCCTTGGCCAACGGCCATGTGAAGACTGATTGA